In Cryptomeria japonica chromosome 10, Sugi_1.0, whole genome shotgun sequence, a genomic segment contains:
- the LOC131034935 gene encoding G-type lectin S-receptor-like serine/threonine-protein kinase At2g19130 has protein sequence MDDGRWSMRWSTYQGQCSDYEICGAYGLCNLNNVCSCVQGFTPKKGSKSWWSSGCARRRPLHCSVTEGTTDGFSEAKDQYLSEKEAVLYNEETQQSCRTTCLNNCSCAAFAFTISDPPFCRLWFGDLFGMRVSSEGQSVFVRMAASDLQLKSDKSSKIPKLTILLSCAASLLAVAGLISAVFILWKRQRMLKKDVEEEVPISLKKFSYKELRIATENFKHKLGSGDFGSVFKGTLPDNTPVAVKRLEGSSHADKQFRAEIITTGRIQHMNLIRLWGFCVEGSRRLLVYAYMPNGSLNSFLFSESKVLDWKTRFEIAVGAARGLVYLHEECLDRIIHCDIKPENILLDGDFSPKVADFGLAKLVGRDFSRVLTTTRGTRGYLAPEWISGLPITPKVDVYSFGMMLLEIISGRRNLDLKVEESRLYFPTWASSQIQSGNIIELVDSKIASEADVREVRRAAVVAGLCIRDDENERPNMSEVVKILEGTMEAPIPQIPRSIEVLADQLDDKDKGSCGQHHTI, from the coding sequence ATGGATGATGGCAGATGGAGTATGCGCTGGTCGACATACCAAGGTCAATGCAGTGACTATGAAATCTGCGGGGCGTATGGACTTTGCAATTTGAATAATGTGTGCAGTTGTGTCCAGGGGTTCACACCCAAGAAGGGCTCAAAAAGTTGGTGGTCGAGTGGGTGTGCTCGGCGAAGACCCCTACATTGCTCTGTCACAGAGGGCACAACCGACGGCTTCTCGGAAGCCAAGGACCAATACTTGTCTGAAAAAGAAGCTGTCTTATACAACGAGGAAACTCAGCAAAGCTGCCGGACTACCTGTCTCAACAATTGCTCCTGCGCAGCCTTTGCTTTCACTATTTCTGATCCACCCTTCTGTAGATTGTGGTTTGGAGATTTATTCGGAATGCGCGTTTCTTCTGAGGGCCAATCCGTCTTCGTTAGGATGGCTGCTTCTGACTTGCAGTTGAAATCAGATAAAAGCAGCAAAATCCCTAAACTTACTATTTTACTTTCTTGCGCCGCATCACTTCTTGCTGTTGCGGGTCTCATATCGGCCGTATTTATTCTGTGGAAACGTCAAAGAATGTTGAAGAAAGACGTGGAAGAGGAGGTGCCAATATCGCTCAAAAAGTTCAGTTACAAAGAGCTGCGAATCGCAACGGAGAATTTCAAGCATAAGCTGGGTAGCGGAGATTTCGGCTCTGTGTTCAAAGGAACTCTGCCAGACAACACGCCTGTTGCGGTTAAAAGATTAGAGGGTTCCTCGCATGCAGATAAACAATTCCGTGCAGAAATAATCACCACTGGCAGAATACAGCACATGAATTTGATCAGGCTGTGGGGATTCTGCGTAGAAGGCTCTCGAAGGCTTCTAGTGTATGCCTACATGCCCAATGGCTCTCtaaattccttcctcttctctgaGTCGAAGGTGTTGGACTGGAAGACCCGATTCGAGATCGCAGTGGGCGCTGCACGAGGATTAGTTTATCTTCATGAGGAATGCTTGGATCGCATCATTCACTGCGATATCAAGCCTGAAAACATTCTCCTGGACGGCGACTTCAGCCCAAAAGTTGCAGATTTTGGGTTAGCGAAGCTGGTGGGTAGAGATTTCAGCCGTGTACTGACGACCACAAGAGGAACTCGTGGATACTTGGCTCCCGAGTGGATCTCCGGACTTCCAATCACTCCTAAGGTGGACGTATACAGTTTCGGTATGATGTTGCTTGAGATCATATCCGGTCGTAGAAATCTGGACTTGAAAGTTGAGGAGAGCAGGTTGTACTTTCCTACCTGGGCTTCATCTCAAATTCAGAGTGGAAACATAATAGAGCTTGTGGACTCAAAGATAGCAAGTGAAGCGGATGTCAGAGAGGTGAGAAGAGCCGCTGTGGTGGCTGGGTTGTGCATTCGAGACGATGAGAATGAGAGGCCGAACATGAGTGAAGTGGTGAAGATACTGGAAGGCACGATGGAGGCTCCTATACCGCAAATTCCGAGGTCTATAGAGGTCCTTGCAGATCAGTTAGACGACAAAGACAAGGGTAGCTGTGGCCAACACCATACCATATAG
- the LOC131034933 gene encoding S-locus-specific glycoprotein S6-like — translation MKHLFLAITVIIAAHYCSSLAVDGGDTLFLGASLTGNQTLNSKNGTFALGFFSPKGTENWYIGIWHAPISQNVILWVANRENPVRNKPGILKFSRDGHLRLFDKKGLSVWSTDSDQKGSRAVLTESGNFIMLETHNESAIVWESFAHPTDTWLPGMKMWKGMKLTSWKSSSDPATGLFSFGMDMSPGKTQMMLFYNNTVPYLSSGEWNGAYFVNEPQLVGSNKLQASCVNLSPSRIYVNYVVNQIDHILTGRFLVSENGRYQL, via the coding sequence ATGAAGCATTTGTTCCTAGCAATTACTGTGATTATTGCAGCGCATTACTGCAGTTCACTAGCAGTGGATGGTGGAGATACCCTTTTCTTAGGGGCTTCGCTCACTGGAAATCAGACCCTAAATTCCAAAAATGGCACGTTTGCATTGGGATTTTTCAGCCCGAAAGGAACGGAAAACTGGTATATTGGCATCTGGCATGCACCAATCTCTCAAAACGTCATTCTTTGGGTGGCTAACAGAGAAAATCCTGTCAGAAACAAGCCTGGCATTCTAAAATTTTCGAGAGACGGTCATCTCAGATTGTTTGATAAGAAGGGCCTGTCTGTTTGGTCGACTGATAGCGACCAGAAAGGATCAAGAGCTGTGTTAACGGAGTCTGGCAATTTTATTATGCTGGAAACCCACAATGAGTCTGCGATTGTTTGGGAGAGTTTCGCGCATCCGACAGATACATGGTTGCCTGGCATGAAAATGTGGAAAGGCATGAAGCTGACTTCCTGGAAGAGTTCTTCGGATCCTGCAACTGGGCTCTTCTCTTTCGGTATGGATATGTCTCCAGGAAAGACACAGATGATGCTGTTCTATAACAACACGGTTCCGTACCTGTCCAGTGGAGAATGGAATGGAGCTTATTTTGTTAACGAACCCCAATTGGTAGGTTCTAACAAACTGCAAGCGTCTTGTGTGAATCTTTCTCCTTCAAGAATATACGTTAATTATGTTGTAAACCAGATAGATCATATTCTGACGGGGCGGTTCCTGGTAAGTGAGAATGGCAGATATCAACTTTAG